The genomic window CGTTAATCTTCCATTTACTATCAATTGAGTTGACTAAACAAAAGTCTGGGTCTTCTTTTCTTCGTGTCTCAGCCGGGCTTTTGTCGCTTGTAAATGCCTCGATTTCGGCTGATCTCTGTCGTGTACATGCTCTCCGCTGTTGACAGTTCATTAATGCGCTCTTGTCCCTGTAATCCCTCTCGCCGCGTTACATGTGCATGCAGTAATGAGCTCCGTTGTCAATTAACATGTTTCTAGAAGCAAAGCTGGTTGCTCAGATGTTTGAGAGGTAAGTGCAGAAAAAAGGGCAACGAGACTGCCTTTAggttgttttcttcactgcaatcTTTTTTAGGCAACAGGCATGATAGGCAGCATTGCACAAAAGGGACTTTTTTTGTACCCCTCACTGGTATTTTCCCAGACCTCTTCACCAGAAATGTTTCACTCTGATCTTTTTCTTAATATGTTGTATTTTGTTTGATTATCAGTCCACCCTCACAGCAACAGCAATCGTTTGTCAAAGCATGCAAGTTGATTAACCGATATGTGAGTTAAATTAAAAAGCGGGGCGATATGGTCTCATTAGGGTAcgaattggagagaaaaaaatatttatatttttcagctGGGTAATGAGCCGTAATTTTCGTGACGGATGTTTGACTTGATATTTGATTCATTTAAGCGCCAATGCAAGAATTTTCTTATTTGTTAATTAAGATGTCAAGAGATTATATAAAATACGAGTTCACTAAATATAATTGTTCCCCACTTGTAAAAGGGCAAAAAGGTATATAGATTCTCGATAGAAATTATTGTAGAAATTATAATAGAAATGTTTTGCAACTTGTAGCGAACTTGCTTGTATGCACTGGAAATACATTAGCCGATAATTCATCCTCTTCACGTCCTCTGCTTTTTGATGCAGTCGAccaaacattatttttacattattaagaaaatatgtattattattattattaatattttactggtgattttataaaatgtttaaacataCAGGGCTTTGGTCTCTTTAAACTTTAATTTATCATATTTCTTTTCTTGATCTGAAAATGTGACGTTACTCGGTAAATATGCATTAGGAAAtctgtagcctatattaaatgaaTGCAGTATATGGCAGGCTGTAACGCTCTCGAGACCTGGTTATCCCTCTTGAAACATATCATGATTACTTGTGTTATAAAATCACGCCTGTATTCCACAAGGGACGAGATTCGAATGCGGTTGAATGAAACAAAGACACTTCTGTTCAAACGCATTTTTAGAAGTCTTGTCTCCAAAGAGGTGAATAGGCCATTCAACTAGTAATATTAGTCTTCCTCATGGTCCCAAGACTTGGGCATAATTGCTAATTGGGCTGTAATTGGGAGACCGAGATTTGGGATCACGCGCTTGTCTCTCATCAGAATTTCTGTTAGCGTGTAAGGATAATATTGTTCCAGGATCCGTGCGCAGAATACATTATTGTTTATTAAAGCTGCGGTGATGAGGAGACGTGGGAGAAGTGTAGTCAATTTTCCACCTTCTGATGAACACGACTTGATGCGCTGACGCTTCCCCTGAGGCTCTTTAGCTGATTAACGTAATAGGTTTTCAAGAGTCCATGTTTTATCTGATAATTTGAGCCATTAAACGGAAGTCAAGTGTACGGTCACAGAGTCGTGTATCGAATGAGTGAAACCACAGGCTTTGAAGTCCACCAGAAATGTCATTATGAGCTTTAACTGTGGACTGAAAGACTTTATGCTGTATATCAATAGCTATTTGTTTGCAGCTTTTTCGTCACATTTATAATATGCGATCGATACATGGGTTGtgttgagataattttttttgaaaCTGTGAAATCACAGTAGGCTATCTTATGAGGTTTATTTGGCTAATTTACTGTGActaattatattttcaaaatgttcgcAATTTTGTTTCAATCGCATTCATTTTTGTTTATGAAGGCAAATGTTATGTCTACGTAAATCTTGACTGACAGGGTTTTCCATTtataattcctttaaaaaaataaataaaaaaaaaaaacaacaacttttgaatggggaaaaaagccgattttttttttaaatgccttaaAAGGAAATCCATGCATAGTTCCTAAATCATTAAAATATGGGAAACTCAACGAAGAAACCATTTCGAATACATTTTAAGCAATTAAGCTTCACGTGAAATAAGCAgacacattttaaataaagatcACACATTTGAAAGTGAATTTTTCTTCGCATTAAAAAGATCCGACATTATTGTAGTATTTACGATTTTATTTTAGCAGATGCACTTTACTGCGTCAACAATCGTCAACAAATTTACAAATttatcaaacatttttatttacacatAGATTGCATTTATTAATGAAATGCCTTTGTTCCATCTTGACTACAAATAATTGCTTGATAGCCCCGTATGGCAGTGgtttcattaaataatattttattttagtttatgtaCAATTCCTCGATGATGTTATTTCTCCCATCCGGTTCATCTTCGTTAATGTCGTTGGAAGATGTTAAAGCGCCACAGTCCAAGTTCAGTCAAAGGCTGTCCACGTCTTAGATTTTGTGTCCTCTGGAAGAATCGTTTCCGGCAGATAAACAACTGGCATTATCGTGCAATTTCCGAATGTGCTTTTTCAAGTCAAAGTTCCGACAGAAGCCTTTCCCGCAGGTTCCACAGGTGAAGGGCTTCTTGTCGTTGTGCGTGTGCATGTGGAACGTGAGATTATAGATCTGATGGAAGGCTTTGCTACAGATTGAGCATTTGTACTGCTTCTCTCCACTGTGCGTCAGTTTGTGATTTTTGTAATTACCTGAAAAATAATCATACAAACGAATTaagtaaataaaagcattttcaacTGCAAAAAGGGGTTGCAATAATTTTTTCTCCCTGGAGGTCAACAGTTCACAATTAAGTTGCATTTAACAAAAGAGTTTCATTTTCAAGCCTTCCTTAATCAGCATTTTGTGTGTTGAAGTCAAGAAGTTGTCCAACTTAGTTAATATCAAAGCCAAAACAGCCGAGATCTGTCGGCGTACAAAGGAGTGAAAGGTCTGTGGCTTGACCCATATGAAATGTTAAAATCTTGTAAGGGTAAGTAGTTACCAGACTGACAAGTCGTGTTTACATTGATCTCATTTAAACTTATGTAAGGCCCTGCTCCTCCTCCAACAACAAAACATATCGAATCGTTATTCAATACATTTCGatgtgttttttattcattttatatgaGAAAATTTGTTATTTAATCTTGAATGCTTACCTTTTTGATGAAAGCCCTTTCCACAAAATTCACAGATGAATGGTTTGTAGCCCGCATGAATTCGTATATGTGTGTTTAAAGTCGAGCTTCTGTTGAAAGCTTTTCCACACTGGTTACATTTATGAGGTTTTTCCTGTAAACGCAGTCATAAATCTGGGTCACACATGAGATCTCGTTAAATCAGATAAATATTTAGGCTATGCATGttattaaaaagtgcatttacttACCTGTGTGTGAATTATTTTGTGTCTACACAATGTGCTGGCCTGCCGGAAACCTTTCCCACATACTTTACACAAGAACGGCCTTGCGCCTGTGTGTACTGGCATGTGACGCGTGAGGTTATAGTGCGCATTGAAGAcctacaaaagaaaacaaaatggacTTGTTTAAAAATCAAAGGCTACCAGGTGTGTTTtaacataattataatttttgcatGTACTCTAACATCCCTTTAAAACTGGCAAGTTCTGCAATTTACCTTTCCACAAACTTCACACGTGAAGTTCTTGGGCTTCCCGTCAGAAGAACAGTTACTCGTCTTGCTATGCGCTTTCTTTTCAGTCAAACTGTGATTCTCCCGCACAATCTGGTCCAGCTGTCCAGGCAGATGCTCTTTATGTGGGTACTGGGGTGTGGGGAATTTCTCGGGTGAAACGCAGGCAAGTTTCGCATTCTCCAGCAAGATGAGCTTCTGGTGTACGCTTATGGCTTGTGTTTGAGAGTTTGCAATTGCTGAGGAAAATAAATGTCCACTCAGTAGCTCGGACTGATGATAAGCAGAGTCCAGGTAATTGAGATAACACAATGATCCGTTGGTAGGCATGGCCAGCGCTTGGTGGATTACCTGGGGTTTGATAACCCGGCTTCCCGGCAATACAGAGTGTTTGATGCCTGAATCCATTTTGCTGCAGACGCCACAATTGGCTTTACACGTCGCCGCTGAAGTGCATAGTGCTCCCCTGAAATTAACTTTCCAAAACTCAGAATAGTTCATCAAAGCCTTGGCCTGCAGGTCGTAGCTGAACGGCTGTATTGGGATCATGCAGGGAATAGGGGTGCACAAGCCGACCGTCTTCTTCCCTTCGGATCCCTCAAGTCCTCTGCGTTCTTCCGTGGCGCCTTTCGGTTCCGAAGTCTTGGACATGATTCTGTCGATGGAAAAGGCCAGGGACTTGGGTGCCGCCGTGGCCCCGCTCCTGTCGTCTAGTCTCGGGCAGGACATCACTGCTTCCAGAGGGAGAGAACTCGCCATCGATACCGAACTTGTTGTGAGCATCGACCAGCCGCCCCGTCCTCTCCTGTTGAATTCCAGAGAAGCCAGGACACGCACCAGTTTAATAAGCACCTTGCTTTTACAATGTCATCCATTTGCATTCAAATGGCCATCCCCAGAACAATAGCATCCAGGGGTACCCGATTAATGCTCATTAACTAGTACACACAAAATTAACAGGACATTACAGAGCTCGTTAAGCAGAGAATAAGACAAAACCCCTCCCAGAGTCGATTCCTATTCAGCACTTGCGAAAATCATACAGTGAACTTACGCCAGAGAATCGATGTTGTAGTTTACCTTTACTCCAAAGCGCACAGCAGATGTATTCAAAGATAACTGCGTGACTGCACTGTCACATTTTACTCGCAGACGTCCTCATCAACGCGAGTTTACTGTCTGGAGCGCTTAGCTGACATCACCTGCTCTTGCTCTTATCAGGGTGACAAGGAAACGCCATCACCAGAACTGTCCCCTTTCTTACTGCTTATTTATACACGGCCACGGGGGTGGTATGCATGACAGATACTACAGATTATTATTTAAGTTTCTTGTCCCAAATCGTCTGTTACACATCCACAGCACAGTTCACATTCATGATCCGTGAAGTGCAGATGGTGTGTATTAAAAGAATACTTCCAGTAATCCAGATCTCATTATTGACATTATTGTCgcgacttttattttattattactagttttcaataataataataaaaaaataaaaataaaaaaaaataaatagtcctAATGTTTATCATGGTAAAACGCACCCGGGTCCAAATAAATAGCCTAttgtttttagatgtttaaaatgaccacatttttaaagcattatcatttttattttcaccTTTCATAAATTCAgaggttgttttattttattttttatttatttatttatttattttgacattttgggATTTTTCTATTCAGTTTCACAGAAAATGTGTTGCTCACAGGTTGGTTTAATGAGATGGATTTGGGAACCGTCCGGCTAGTTTCAATTTTCACTGCAAGTTGCTAATCCTTGTCGCTGAAATTGCTTTTCTATGCTGGTTTACAGTATACGTACTATTTGTACAATTGAGAAGGTCCCATTTCCACCTGTTTAGAGAGCAGAACCTCCCTCGGATCCTATTAAACGTCTTTCCTCCTTCACCCATTCAGGGGAACCAATTTTCCAGATTCAGAGTTCAGCCCCGAAAGAAGCAGCTCTTTCACTTTTAGCTACTAAAGCACTGCGTGGAACCTGGTTTTGTGTTTCTCTGAAATAAAGGGAAGGATTAAAGGAGGGAAGAAAAGACTTAGCCTGGCCAGAGGTATaccacaaaatgaaaaacaaaaaaagccccTTTTAAAGCTGTATAAAAAGTTTGCTGGAATCCAGAGTTTTGTGTGCTTGCTACAATGACCAGTAGCCCTCTCGTCTTTTTTAAAGAGAGCCAGCTTGAATTCATTTGTTTGCAGACGATTTCACCTGAGACTCACAACagattattacaaaaaaaaagccCGAAAAGAAGCGTTTCAAGTTCAAACACAGTGATTATATTTACTGTGAGAAGAATATGGTTGATGTTTCTCACAAAGCGTCGCCTGGAGATATTGAGTTAACATTAtgattacattttgtattttttttattttttatttaacgtaACACGATTGCATATAAAGTACATTTTCTCTCTTTAAAAGTGTCAATACAAAACATTAATTTACATCGCGTTTTTCTTATGGGATGTTTTATGAATCGTTCCTCAGACATTTTTggaataattttaatattttaaagttcGCAgatacatttctcagttgtttattTGTCTCTGTAATTGTGGTGCGGTTATTTCAGTGTTCACTCTTTACTGTCATCACGAATTTATGTGGGAGATATAAAATCAGCAAAAGTGTGTTGGGAATCCCGTACGCACACCTGCAGCAGCATAAAGAGGGCTTTAAACGGGTTCCACTAATTCTAATCATATGTAAATGATCTAACTCTAATTTGAGTTTATTCAGGCACAATTACCGGCTTGTCCACACAATAAACATTGATCCTATTGCTGTAACTTCGCTCTCAATCCGCTAACACGTTCTAAAATGAGCTCAAATTCCCATTTAAGGCACTCGCTCCTCTTCAGAAAGCAGGAGGCAATAAACGGAGCCCAATTTACATTACATCACATTACAATTGTTTGTGTATTATGGGACGCTTATTTTTGTTTTGGAACTTCATCGACATAAAAACGCAATTCCTATTAATATTCGAGCCTAATGAATAAGTGAAGTGTAaaacaaaatatgtattattattattattattattattattattattattattattattattatacagttttaaacattttactgtaaatgttttttttttttttttttttttttttttttttttttacacagtttttaaACATTTCAGGTTTTTACATCTTCAAATGAGCACGTCATAATAAGTCCGGAAAACCAATAGCctacatttatatgtataatgtaATAGCTTACATTAATAGCATAAATATGCTCTTATTATTCTATGCTTTTATCACTCCAACAGGCCCAAGGCCCATCATCTCCAACATGCTGCCGATTGCACTTGTAAAGGCACAAGTTTTAAACTCGACCAGCCTCCCAGCATTGATCTCTTATAAGTGATCACAGTGAGACTCGTCCTCGACTATAGGTGGAAGTGGAACCCCGTATGTCATAGAGTGGGCAGGCTGAACAGCCAAGCTGCATAAATAAATGTGAGCTGCACATTGAGCCATATTCCTTTCGTGACTAATGGCTGCTTTTGTATACTTGATGTGGACTTTCTTGTTTGCTAAATTTGTCACTTAGTGAACATCAGTCACATTTTACATTATAGCATCCATGTTACAATGCTATTACATAAGTAACTAATTTGTACTTACTGTGTAATTACTCTGTGAAACCGCTTGtatttacactctgttattgctgtttttattaattagttt from Myxocyprinus asiaticus isolate MX2 ecotype Aquarium Trade chromosome 35, UBuf_Myxa_2, whole genome shotgun sequence includes these protein-coding regions:
- the LOC127426148 gene encoding fez family zinc finger protein 2-like, with the translated sequence MLTTSSVSMASSLPLEAVMSCPRLDDRSGATAAPKSLAFSIDRIMSKTSEPKGATEERRGLEGSEGKKTVGLCTPIPCMIPIQPFSYDLQAKALMNYSEFWKVNFRGALCTSAATCKANCGVCSKMDSGIKHSVLPGSRVIKPQVIHQALAMPTNGSLCYLNYLDSAYHQSELLSGHLFSSAIANSQTQAISVHQKLILLENAKLACVSPEKFPTPQYPHKEHLPGQLDQIVRENHSLTEKKAHSKTSNCSSDGKPKNFTCEVCGKVFNAHYNLTRHMPVHTGARPFLCKVCGKGFRQASTLCRHKIIHTQEKPHKCNQCGKAFNRSSTLNTHIRIHAGYKPFICEFCGKGFHQKGNYKNHKLTHSGEKQYKCSICSKAFHQIYNLTFHMHTHNDKKPFTCGTCGKGFCRNFDLKKHIRKLHDNASCLSAGNDSSRGHKI